The Zingiber officinale cultivar Zhangliang chromosome 9A, Zo_v1.1, whole genome shotgun sequence genome window below encodes:
- the LOC122020814 gene encoding homeobox-leucine zipper protein GLABRA 2-like codes for MNRGNPPVKDFFASPALSLSLAGVFRNNALEAAEVEDGEEGSGGGGHCGEQAGISGENSGPADRSDEEQESNESLDTDREAGNKLKRKKYHRHTTEQIREMEVLFKDSPHPDEKQRQQLSKQLGLSTRQVKFWFQNRRTQIKAVQERHENSLLKSEIEKLQEENRAMRETIKKSCCPHCGFTTISKDNIMATEEQQLRIENARLKAEIEKLRQMQGNAPDGTPSPSSSGSAGTEQNKGSLNSNSGFFGLDKSRILEIVNAGLDELIKMSSTREPLWIQSVETGREILNYDEYVKEFSHDVLRNGCNRNIEASREIGVVFFEILKLVQAFMDVNQWKEMFPCLISNGSIVEVICRGQGDNKEGITQLMFAEIQMLTPLVPTRETYFVRHCKKLSPNRWAILDISIDKLDETIDASLAKCSKRPSGCILEDQDNGHCKVIWVEHWECQRNVIPTLYRTIVTNGLAFGARHWMSTLRLQCERAVFFMATNVPTRDCNGVSTLAGRKSILKLGQRMTASFCRNIGTPRNRTWNKISTKVGEEIRFTSRKIINEPGEPLGVIVCAVMSTWMPIPVVSLFDFLRDESRRTEWDIMLLSGPTKTLVNLAKGQDRGNSVTVYTMNSTEKPNIWVLQDSSTNSFESMVVFAPVDIDGMQSVINGCDSSNLSILPSGFSILPDGLETRPLVITSRPEERALEGGSLLTIAFQILANSSSSAKLTMESVETVNALVSCTLQNIKKAFKCEDG; via the exons ATGAACCGCGGCAATCCCCCAGTAAAAGACTTCTTTGCGTCTccagctctctccctctccctt GCAGGTGTCTTCAGGAACAATGCATTGGAAGCCGCTGAGGTGGAGGATGGAGAGGAAGGAAGTGGTGGTGGAGGGCACTGTGGAGAGCAGGCAGGGATCAGCGGCGAGAACTCTGGGCCAGCAGATCGGTCTGATGAAGAGCAGGAGTCAAATGAATCTCTTGACACTGACAGGGAGGCTGGGAACAAGCTGAAGAGGAAGAAGTACCACAGGCACACTACTGAACAGATAAGAGAAATGGAAGT CTTGTTCAAGGACTCACCTCATCCAGATGAAAAGCAGAGGCAGCAGTTGAGCAAGCAGCTAGGGCTTTCAACTAGGCAAGTCAAGTTCTGGTTCCAAAATCGACGAACCCAGATCAAG GCAGTGCAGGAGAGGCATGAGAATTCACTACTTAAGTCTGAGATAGAGAAATTACAAGAGGAGAACCGGGCAATGAGGGAGACAATCAAGAAGTCTTGCTGTCCCCACTGTGGTTTTACGACCATAAGCAAGGATAATATCATGGCAACAGAGGAGCAACAACTTCGCATTGAAAATGCCAGGCTAAAAGCAGAG ATAGAAAAACTGCGCCAAATGCAAGGTAACGCCCCTGATGGAACTCCTTCACCTAGTTCATCAGGCTCTGCAGGAACTGAACAAAACAAGGGCTCATTAAATAGCAATAGTGGGTTCTTCGGTTTAGATAAATCAAGAATTCTAGAGATTGTTAATGCTGGCCTGGATGAGCTGATCAAGATGTCCAGCACCCGTGAACCTTTGTGGATTCAAAGTGTCGAGACTGGAAGGGAGATATTAAACTATGATGAGTATGTCAAGGAATTCTCACATGATGTTTTGAGGAATGGATGTAATAGGAACATTGAGGCTTCCAGAGAGATTGGTGTTGTCTTCTTCGAAATTTTAAAGCTTGTACAAGCTTTCATGGATGTG AACCAATGGAAGGAAATGTTTCCTTGCCTCATCTCCAATGGTTCCATCGTTGAGGTAATTTGTAGGGGGCAGGGTGACAATAAAGAAGGAATAACACAGTTG ATGTTTGCAGAAATTCAGATGCTTACACCTCTGGTGCCAACAAGAGAAACATACTTTGTCAGGCATTGTAAGAAACTAAGCCCAAATAGATGGGCAATCTTAGATATATCAATTGACAAACTTGATGAAACTATAGATGCATCACTCGCGAAGTGCAGCAAGCGGCCCTCAGGCTGTATATTAGAGGACCAAGACAATGGTCATTGCAAG GTGATATGGGTAGAGCATTGGGAATGTCAAAGGAATGTAATTCCAACCCTATATCGCACAATTGTTACCAATGGCCTTGCTTTTGGTGCTCGACACTGGATGTCAACACTGCGACTGCAATGTGAAAGGGCAGTGTTCTTCATGGCAACTAACGTGCCTACTAGAGACTGTAATG GGGTCTCCACACTGGCCGGAAGAAAGAGCATCCTGAAGCTTGGGCAAAGAATGACTGCAAGCTTTTGCAGAAACATTGGCACACCACGTAACCGTACATGGAACAAGATATCGACAAAGGTAGGAGAAGAGATTCGATTCACATCGAGGAAGATAATCAATGAACCTGGGGAACCACTTGGGGTGATAGTTTGTGCAGTTATGTCAACATGGATGCCTATTCCAGTAGTATCTCTGTTTGATTTTTTAAGGGATGAATCAAGAAGAACTGAA TGGGACATCATGCTTCTGTCTGGCCCAACTAAAACACTGGTCAACTTAGCAAAGGGCCAAGATCGTGGCAACTCTGTTACAGTCTAT ACAATGAACTCAACAGAGAAGCCTAACATTTGGGTTCTTCAAGATAGTAGTACTAACTCTTTTGAGTCAATGGTGGTATTTGCCCCTGTGGACATTGATGGCATGCAATCAGTGATAAATGGGTGCGACTCAAGTAACTTGTCTATATTGCCATCGGGGTTCTCTATTCTTCCTGATGGGCTCGAGACTAGGCCTCTCGTGATCACATCTAGGCCAGAAGAGAGGGCACTGGAAGGAGGATCTTTGCTAACAATAGCATTCCAAATTCTTGCCAATTCATCGTCATCAGCAAAACTAACAATGGAATCAGTGGAGACTGTGAATGCACTTGTTTCATGTACATTGCAGAATATAAAGAAAGCCTTTAAATGTGAGGATGGCTAG